The Manihot esculenta cultivar AM560-2 chromosome 11, M.esculenta_v8, whole genome shotgun sequence genome includes a region encoding these proteins:
- the LOC110607783 gene encoding AAA-ATPase ASD, mitochondrial gives MTITEMWTQLGSVIAGLMFGWAMFRQYFPDQLRGSFNRYTQRLVGFVYPYLQITFHEYTGERLKRSEVYSAIQSYLSANSSMRANKLKADVVNESHSVVLSMDDHEEITDDFNGIKIWWSSNKITPQTQSFSFYPITEGRRYFKLTVHRRYRNVITNSYIDHVIKEGKAVAVKNRQRKLYTNNPSNNWYGWKATKWSHVVFEHPASFDTLAMATKEKEEIVKDLVKFSKGKSYYAKIGKAWKRGYLLYGPPGTGKSTMIAAMANFLNYDVYDLELTTVKDNSELRKLLIETTSKSIIVIEDIDCSLDLTGQRKPKEKEEDKDGEGQDPISKKEKEEEAENKKSSKVTLSGLLNFIDGIWSACGGERIIVFTTNYVEKLDPALIRRGRMDKHIEMSYCCFEAFKVLAENYLDVESHELFAKIQNLLEETKMTPADVAENLMPKSEDEDEETCLKKLIAALEEAKEEEGRKKSEEEAKLKAEQDKEKDQPAKEDEKGKEIGIAKENGLISNGKEEISIESTKQGDS, from the coding sequence ATGACTATAACAGAGATGTGGACTCAACTAGGCTCGGTAATCGCCGGCCTAATGTTTGGTTGGGCTATGTTTCGGCAGTACTTCCCAGATCAACTCCGGGGATCTTTTAACAGATACACTCAGAGATTAGTGGGTTTTGTTTACCCTTATCTACAAATTACTTTCCATGAATACACAGGAGAACGTCTTAAGCGCAGCGAGGTCTACTCCGCCATTCAAAGCTACCTCAGCGCCAACTCTTCCATGCGTGCCAATAAGCTCAAAGCTGACGTTGTCAACGAAAGCCACTCTGTGGTTCTCAGCATGGACGATCATGAAGAGATTACTGATGATTTTAATGGGATTAAAATCTGGTGGTCTTCAAACAAAATAACCCCACAAACCCAGTCCTTTTCTTTTTACCCTATCACTGAAGGCAGGAGGTATTTCAAGCTCACAGTTCATAGACGTTACAGAAATGTTATCACCAATTCTTATATAGATCATGTTATTAAAGAAGGGAAGGCTGTTGCTGTCAAGAATCGGCAAAGAAAACTCTACACCAACAATCCCAGTAATAATTGGTATGGATGGAAAGCTACCAAGTGGAGCCATGTGGTGTTTGAGCATCCTGCAAGTTTCGATACTTTGGCAATGGCAACAAAGGAGAAGGAAGAAATCGTGAAAGATCTTGTCAAGTTCAGCAAGGGGAAAAGCTACTATGCTAAGATTGGGAAGGCTTGGAAGCGTGGTTATCTCCTTTATGGTCCTCCAGGAACTGGGAAATCAACTATGATAGCTGCCATGGCTAATTTCTTGAACTATGATGTCTATGATCTTGAGTTGACTACAGTCAAGGACAATTCTGAGCTCAGAAAGCTATTGATCGAGACGACGAGCAAGTCTATAATAGTTATTGAAGATATTGATTGCTCTCTGGATCTTACAGGTCAGAGAAAGccaaaggagaaagaggaagatAAAGATGGAGAGGGGCAAGATCCAATTtccaaaaaggaaaaggaagaggAAGCTGAAAACAAGAAAAGCAGCAAGGTAACTTTATCTGGGCTGTTGAATTTTATTGATGGAATTTGGTCAGCTTGTGGAGGAGAAAGAATCATTGTGTTCACTACAAATTATGTGGAAAAGCTTGATCCTGCTTTGATCAGAAGGGGAAGGATGGATAAGCATATAGAAATGTCTTATTGTTGCTTTGAAGCATTTAAGGTTCTAGCTGAGAATTATCTAGATGTCGAATCCCATGAACTGTTTGCAAAGATTCAAAACTTGTTGGAGGAAACGAAGATGACACCAGCTGATGTTGCTGAGAATTTGATGCCAAAGTCGGAAGACGAAGACGAAGAGACATGTCTGAAGAAATTGATTGCTGCTCTAGAAGAGGCCAAGGAAGAGGAAGGAAGAAAGAAGTCTGAGGAAGAAGCAAAGTTGAAAGCAGAGCAAGACAAAGAGAAAGACCAACCAGCTAAAGAAGATGAAAAGGGTAAGGAAATTGGCATAGCTAAAGAGAATGGATTGATCTCAAATGGGAAGGAAGAAATTTCTATTGAATCTACGAAGCAGGGAGATTCGTAG